A portion of the Bosea sp. NBC_00550 genome contains these proteins:
- a CDS encoding amylo-alpha-1,6-glucosidase, which produces MKEHGIAAREREIPPPHEQLADHALDAHPSLVERPLRTLKSGDAFAVLDSYGDMGITPGTSEGIFCNDTRHLSRLQLFFEGKRPLLLSSVIQDDNASLTVDLANPEIARGDGNALIPRDAIAIERTKFLWNSACYERIGLRNFDRVPHEFSLSLAFDADFRDLFEVRGMKRAHRGEMDGRAISSLVEFSYRGLDDRTRRTVLRFEPAPLQLTKDFASFRFALKPGERTSLLVTVACELIDAEASGGLAVGTSGVSPIGFAKAYQRARRDLRALTASIAKVDSTNTLFNDLISRSTSDVYTLVTRNAEGIYPYAGIPWFSTMFGRDGIITAMMLLWADPMVAQGVLLRLARAQAVSSDPEADAQPGKILHERRSGEMANLGEVPFGFYYGSVDATPLFVMLAGQYFERTGDLATIERLWGNIEAALQWCDTFGDRDGDGFVEYYRETESGLANQGWKDSHDSISHADGSLARGPIALVEVQAYVYAAKQAASTMAIALRLDARADALRQEASMLRARFDEEFWCEEIGSYALALDGDKKPCRVRSSNAGHALFGGIAEPARAIRVVETLMSEAAFSGWGIRTLNASETRYNPMSYHNGSIWPHDNALIAFGFAKYGFKLQAARLFEAIFDAATYQDQQRLPELFCGFLRRRRRGPTAYPVACSPQAWAAAAPFALLAACLGLHLPAATNEVTLIDPVLPSFLDDVTIRGLKLGASQFDLRVHRHKSDVTLNVLRRWDESSARVVMIKTK; this is translated from the coding sequence ATGAAGGAGCATGGCATCGCAGCGCGTGAGCGCGAGATTCCACCACCCCACGAGCAGTTGGCTGATCACGCTCTCGATGCCCATCCATCTCTCGTGGAACGACCGCTCCGCACACTGAAATCCGGTGATGCCTTCGCGGTTCTCGACAGCTATGGGGACATGGGTATCACCCCTGGTACGTCCGAAGGCATTTTCTGCAATGACACCCGGCATCTTTCCCGGCTGCAACTGTTCTTCGAAGGCAAGCGGCCGCTCCTGCTCAGCTCGGTCATCCAAGACGACAATGCTTCCCTCACCGTGGATTTGGCCAATCCTGAAATTGCTCGCGGCGACGGCAACGCGCTCATTCCGCGCGACGCCATCGCAATAGAGCGGACAAAGTTCCTCTGGAATTCGGCGTGCTACGAGCGGATTGGCTTACGCAATTTCGACCGCGTTCCCCACGAATTCAGCCTGTCTCTGGCCTTCGATGCAGACTTCCGTGATTTGTTTGAGGTGAGGGGGATGAAGCGGGCCCATCGCGGTGAAATGGACGGCCGGGCCATTTCTTCGCTCGTAGAATTCTCCTATCGCGGCCTCGACGACAGGACGCGCCGAACGGTTCTCCGCTTCGAACCGGCACCGCTCCAACTGACGAAGGATTTCGCCTCGTTCCGGTTTGCCCTCAAGCCCGGCGAGCGGACGTCGCTACTCGTGACCGTTGCCTGCGAATTGATAGATGCCGAGGCTTCGGGCGGGCTTGCCGTGGGCACATCAGGCGTATCACCGATTGGCTTTGCCAAGGCCTACCAGCGGGCTCGTCGAGACCTACGCGCGCTGACAGCGAGCATCGCCAAGGTGGATTCGACGAACACCCTCTTCAACGACCTGATCAGTCGCTCGACCTCCGATGTGTATACGCTTGTGACGCGCAATGCCGAGGGAATCTACCCTTACGCCGGCATTCCTTGGTTTTCGACGATGTTCGGTCGCGACGGGATCATCACCGCGATGATGCTGTTATGGGCTGATCCGATGGTGGCGCAAGGTGTTCTGCTTCGGCTGGCAAGGGCGCAGGCCGTTAGCAGCGATCCCGAAGCCGACGCCCAACCCGGCAAGATTCTGCACGAACGCCGAAGCGGCGAGATGGCCAATCTCGGGGAAGTTCCTTTCGGCTTCTATTATGGTTCTGTAGATGCAACTCCGCTCTTCGTCATGCTGGCCGGCCAGTATTTTGAGCGCACTGGCGATCTGGCCACGATTGAGCGACTCTGGGGAAATATCGAGGCGGCACTGCAATGGTGCGACACCTTCGGCGATCGCGATGGGGATGGGTTCGTCGAATACTATCGCGAGACTGAAAGCGGGCTGGCCAATCAAGGCTGGAAGGACAGCCACGATTCGATTTCACACGCGGATGGCTCCCTGGCCCGAGGACCTATCGCGCTGGTCGAAGTTCAGGCTTACGTCTATGCCGCCAAACAGGCCGCGTCGACCATGGCGATCGCTCTCCGCCTGGATGCTCGGGCGGACGCGTTGCGGCAGGAGGCTTCCATGTTGCGAGCCCGCTTCGACGAAGAATTCTGGTGCGAGGAGATCGGCAGTTACGCGCTGGCGCTGGACGGAGACAAGAAGCCCTGCCGTGTCCGATCGTCGAACGCGGGACATGCCCTATTTGGTGGTATCGCAGAACCCGCGCGCGCAATACGGGTCGTCGAGACCCTGATGAGTGAAGCCGCCTTTAGCGGCTGGGGTATCCGAACCCTGAACGCCAGCGAAACTCGCTATAATCCCATGTCTTATCACAACGGCTCGATCTGGCCGCATGACAACGCCCTGATCGCTTTTGGTTTCGCGAAATACGGTTTCAAGCTCCAGGCAGCACGCTTATTCGAGGCGATCTTCGACGCGGCAACCTACCAAGACCAGCAGCGCCTACCGGAGTTGTTCTGCGGATTCTTGAGGAGGCGCCGGCGCGGTCCGACCGCGTATCCGGTCGCTTGTTCACCACAGGCCTGGGCCGCGGCCGCCCCCTTCGCGCTGTTAGCCGCCTGCCTAGGCCTACACCTGCCGGCAGCCACGAATGAGGTCACGCTGATCGATCCGGTCCTTCCCTCGTTCCTCGACGATGTTACAATTCGCGGATTGAAACTGGGAGCGTCACAATTCGATTTGCGCGTGCATCGCCACAAGAGCGATGTGACGTTGAATGTGCTCAGGCGATGGGATGAGAGCAGTGCGCGCGTGGTCATGATCAAAACGAAATAG
- a CDS encoding catalase, translating to MARSPRDETANSKVSIGNGGELHQTAVAPDGRITTNHGVPVSDNQNSLKAGGRGPTLLEDFVLREKIQHFDHERIPERIVHARGSAAHGFFELTQSLGEFSRAKILTEVGVRTEVFTRFSTVAGGAGSVDTPRDVRGFAVKFYTKEGNWDLVGNNIPVFFIQDAIKFPDLIHAVKMEADRGYPQAASAHDTFWDFVGLMPESTHMVMWAMSDRAIPRSLRMIEGFGVNTFRLLNDKNTPTFVKFHWRPKLGTQSTCWDEAVKIAGADPDYHRRDLHEAIAKGDFPEWDFGVQLLSQEEADALPFDILDATKVIPEELVPIRIIGRMVLNRNPDNFFAETEQSAFLPTNMPPGIDVSEDPLLQGRLFSYQDTQLSRLGTVNFHQIPINRAKGCPFQNLQRDGHMQTQVFTGRANYEPNSLNEAGEASGPREDPIGGFRTGAIPVEEHKVRLRAESFADHYSHARLFFRSQSEIEQAHLASALVFELSKVTLEHVRNRVLSNLVNVDETLAQRVADGLAMPLPKASEPGIAPVDMEPSLALRIVGKYPETLKGRTVGILVSDGADGAVVAAVKAAVEGDGGAVKIVAPKIGGVKLKDGKTLKADGQLAGSPSVLFDAVAIILSEDGCAMLMKEGAAVDFAKDAFGHLKAIGYSVEAEPLLDKAGVEPDDGIVALGKAVEAFLLPARTRQWGREPKVRMLA from the coding sequence ATGGCCCGCTCTCCCCGCGATGAAACCGCCAATTCCAAAGTCTCGATCGGCAACGGCGGCGAACTGCACCAGACAGCCGTCGCGCCGGACGGCCGGATCACCACCAATCATGGCGTTCCCGTCAGCGACAACCAGAATTCACTGAAGGCAGGCGGTCGCGGTCCAACGTTGCTCGAAGACTTCGTCCTGCGTGAGAAGATCCAGCATTTCGACCACGAACGCATCCCTGAGCGCATTGTCCATGCACGCGGTTCGGCCGCCCATGGTTTTTTCGAACTGACCCAGTCGTTGGGGGAGTTCTCTCGTGCCAAAATCCTGACCGAAGTCGGAGTCAGGACTGAGGTCTTCACGCGCTTCTCGACGGTCGCTGGCGGGGCCGGCTCAGTCGACACGCCGCGCGACGTCCGTGGCTTCGCGGTGAAATTCTACACCAAGGAAGGCAATTGGGATCTCGTCGGCAACAACATTCCCGTCTTTTTTATCCAGGACGCAATCAAGTTTCCCGACCTGATCCATGCGGTGAAGATGGAGGCCGACCGCGGCTACCCTCAGGCAGCCAGCGCCCACGACACTTTCTGGGACTTCGTGGGACTGATGCCCGAATCGACCCACATGGTCATGTGGGCGATGTCGGACCGTGCGATACCGCGCTCGCTGCGGATGATCGAGGGTTTCGGCGTCAACACGTTCCGCCTGCTCAACGACAAGAATACGCCGACCTTCGTCAAGTTCCACTGGCGCCCCAAGCTCGGGACCCAATCCACCTGCTGGGATGAGGCGGTGAAGATCGCCGGTGCCGACCCGGACTACCATCGCCGCGATCTGCATGAGGCCATCGCCAAGGGGGATTTCCCGGAGTGGGACTTCGGCGTGCAGTTGCTCAGCCAGGAGGAGGCCGATGCTCTGCCCTTCGACATTCTTGACGCAACTAAGGTGATCCCCGAGGAATTGGTGCCGATCCGCATCATCGGTCGCATGGTGCTGAACCGAAATCCGGACAACTTCTTCGCCGAGACCGAGCAGTCCGCGTTCCTGCCGACAAATATGCCGCCCGGTATCGATGTCTCGGAAGACCCGCTGCTGCAAGGTCGCCTGTTCTCCTACCAGGACACGCAGCTCTCTCGGCTCGGGACCGTGAACTTCCACCAGATTCCGATCAACAGGGCCAAGGGCTGCCCCTTCCAGAACCTGCAGCGCGATGGGCATATGCAGACCCAGGTCTTCACCGGCCGGGCAAACTACGAGCCCAACAGCCTCAACGAGGCCGGCGAGGCTAGCGGCCCTCGCGAGGACCCGATAGGCGGGTTCCGGACTGGTGCGATTCCGGTCGAGGAGCATAAGGTTCGTCTGCGCGCAGAGAGCTTCGCAGATCATTACAGCCATGCCCGATTGTTTTTCCGCTCGCAGAGCGAGATCGAGCAAGCGCATCTGGCGAGTGCTCTCGTCTTTGAGCTGTCGAAGGTCACTCTGGAGCACGTCCGCAATCGCGTGCTGTCGAATCTCGTTAATGTCGATGAAACCCTAGCGCAGCGCGTTGCCGATGGGCTTGCGATGCCCCTGCCAAAGGCTTCCGAGCCGGGTATAGCGCCGGTCGACATGGAGCCGTCGCTGGCGCTCCGGATTGTCGGCAAGTACCCTGAGACTCTGAAGGGGCGGACTGTCGGCATATTGGTTTCGGATGGGGCGGACGGGGCAGTCGTCGCCGCCGTCAAGGCCGCCGTCGAAGGCGATGGCGGAGCCGTCAAGATCGTCGCGCCGAAGATCGGCGGCGTGAAGCTCAAGGACGGGAAGACACTCAAGGCCGATGGCCAGCTCGCCGGCTCGCCTTCCGTGCTCTTCGACGCGGTGGCGATCATCCTTTCCGAGGACGGTTGCGCGATGTTGATGAAAGAAGGTGCGGCGGTCGATTTCGCCAAGGACGCCTTCGGGCATCTCAAGGCGATCGGCTACAGCGTTGAGGCCGAGCCGCTTCTCGACAAGGCCGGAGTCGAGCCGGATGACGGGATCGTCGCGCTGGGCAAAGCCGTGGAGGCGTTCCTGCTTCCGGCGCGAACGCGGCAATGGGGCCGCGAGCCGAAAGTCCGCATGCTGGCGTAA
- a CDS encoding DUF6766 family protein, which produces MRNFIRDNGLTLALSAMFLLSLVGMALTGHSARNQELIEHGQAAIRFAAYLSGGDFLSALFENWESEFLQMAVYVVLTAMLLQRGSAESRDPDAPEREDDEVAWGAHHPILAWLYERSLGIALALLFIASFGLHWRFSMVKANEQAAHHGREAQSALDYLGDSQLWFECFQNWQSEFLSTAVLVVLSIFLRHRRSPESKPVGARHAETGA; this is translated from the coding sequence ATGCGGAATTTCATTCGCGACAACGGCCTCACGCTGGCTCTATCTGCAATGTTCCTTCTTTCTCTGGTCGGCATGGCCCTCACCGGCCACTCGGCGCGAAACCAAGAGCTCATTGAACATGGCCAAGCCGCGATCCGTTTCGCAGCCTACCTATCCGGAGGCGATTTTCTGTCCGCTCTATTTGAAAATTGGGAGAGCGAATTCCTCCAGATGGCGGTCTATGTCGTCTTGACGGCGATGCTGCTTCAACGTGGTTCGGCGGAGTCGCGCGATCCGGATGCCCCGGAGAGAGAAGACGACGAGGTCGCGTGGGGTGCTCACCATCCGATCCTTGCTTGGCTCTATGAACGCTCCCTGGGCATCGCCCTGGCACTTCTCTTCATCGCCTCTTTCGGCCTCCACTGGCGGTTCAGCATGGTCAAGGCCAACGAACAGGCTGCTCATCACGGCCGGGAAGCTCAATCGGCCCTGGACTATCTCGGCGATTCACAGCTCTGGTTTGAATGCTTTCAGAATTGGCAATCGGAGTTTCTATCGACGGCGGTCCTTGTGGTGTTGTCCATCTTTCTGCGCCACCGGCGTTCTCCCGAATCCAAGCCGGTGGGAGCCCGCCACGCCGAAACCGGCGCTTGA
- a CDS encoding low affinity iron permease family protein, whose protein sequence is MRFRTSWFHDFATGCARFAGRPAMLLIAVALSLIGFGAFFSGSDHLLGGASLAISTITLLLLPILQATQNRDGAALHAKIDELIKAHDHARNALIGIEEGTDVEIERIRQDEQKTAQLESGEPQ, encoded by the coding sequence ATGAGGTTCAGAACGAGCTGGTTCCACGATTTCGCGACTGGTTGCGCACGATTTGCAGGCCGCCCCGCTATGCTGCTCATCGCGGTGGCACTCTCGCTGATAGGCTTCGGGGCGTTTTTCTCGGGTAGCGACCATCTATTAGGCGGCGCTAGTTTAGCAATCAGTACGATTACATTGTTGCTGTTGCCCATCCTTCAAGCCACACAGAACCGCGATGGAGCTGCACTTCACGCAAAAATCGACGAGTTAATTAAAGCTCACGACCACGCACGGAATGCGCTCATCGGCATTGAGGAGGGTACTGACGTAGAGATCGAGCGGATACGCCAGGATGAGCAAAAGACTGCGCAGTTGGAAAGTGGGGAACCGCAGTGA
- a CDS encoding NAD(P)/FAD-dependent oxidoreductase produces MAENLDCLIIGGGPAGLTAAIYLARFHLKIIVADDGNSRALQIPLTRNHAGFPKGISGTDLLRRMRVQALKYGVGFIDTHIDRLQAADDGFQAEVGASLVSARSVLLATGVTNRRPAIPEDLHANALRRGQLRYCPVCDGYEVTDQDVAVIGRDARALSECIFLRSFTDRVTLVLDDRSELTDLDLDRVRTIGVTIVGGRPKDFVLDPSRIHFWVGEHFMTFDAIYPALGSEVHSELAASAGATLTEEGCVKVDAHQRTDVSGLYAAGDVVVGLDQISHAMGEAGVAATTIRNDLASAMPILR; encoded by the coding sequence ATGGCTGAAAACCTCGACTGCCTAATCATAGGTGGAGGCCCTGCCGGGCTTACGGCAGCGATCTATCTGGCTCGGTTCCATCTCAAAATCATCGTAGCCGACGACGGAAACAGCCGAGCGCTGCAAATTCCCCTGACACGCAACCACGCGGGCTTTCCGAAGGGAATTTCCGGAACGGATCTGCTGCGCCGCATGCGCGTCCAGGCGCTGAAATACGGGGTCGGCTTCATCGACACTCACATCGATCGACTCCAGGCCGCCGACGATGGTTTTCAGGCTGAGGTGGGCGCTTCCCTCGTGAGCGCGCGATCCGTCCTTCTCGCAACGGGCGTGACTAACAGGCGTCCCGCGATCCCAGAAGACCTTCACGCAAATGCGCTGCGCCGCGGGCAACTGCGGTACTGCCCCGTGTGCGACGGTTACGAGGTGACGGACCAGGACGTGGCCGTCATTGGCCGCGATGCCCGTGCGTTAAGCGAGTGCATCTTTTTGAGATCGTTCACCGATCGTGTCACGCTGGTTCTGGACGACAGATCAGAGTTGACCGACCTGGACTTGGACCGTGTCAGGACGATCGGTGTCACGATCGTCGGGGGGCGGCCTAAGGATTTTGTTCTCGACCCAAGCCGAATCCACTTCTGGGTCGGCGAACATTTCATGACGTTCGATGCCATTTATCCCGCATTGGGGTCGGAGGTTCATTCGGAGTTAGCGGCGTCGGCAGGCGCAACATTGACCGAGGAGGGTTGCGTGAAGGTCGATGCCCACCAGAGGACGGATGTTTCGGGGCTTTATGCTGCCGGCGACGTCGTAGTTGGCCTGGATCAGATCAGCCATGCCATGGGCGAAGCGGGGGTCGCTGCCACCACCATCCGCAACGATCTTGCATCCGCCATGCCGATCTTACGCTAG
- a CDS encoding low affinity iron permease family protein, whose product MTDYSHLVTQNNKCSPFTRMAQAISSWTGKPITFFAAVGIILIWAISGPFFGFNDTWQLVINTSTTIITFLMVFIIQNSQNRDTAAMQIKLDELIIRLKGAREELLDLEELDEGDLTQIRKDFAARAQKARDKADREE is encoded by the coding sequence ATGACCGATTATTCTCACTTGGTAACGCAGAACAACAAGTGCTCGCCTTTCACCCGAATGGCTCAGGCCATATCGAGCTGGACGGGTAAGCCGATCACCTTTTTCGCCGCCGTTGGCATTATCCTCATCTGGGCTATTTCTGGGCCGTTCTTTGGTTTCAACGACACCTGGCAGCTCGTCATCAATACTTCAACGACCATCATTACTTTCTTGATGGTCTTCATTATTCAGAACAGCCAGAACCGTGACACCGCCGCGATGCAAATCAAACTTGACGAGCTGATAATCCGGCTGAAGGGAGCGCGGGAAGAGCTTCTTGATCTTGAAGAGCTGGATGAAGGGGATTTGACGCAGATCCGGAAGGATTTCGCAGCGCGAGCGCAGAAAGCAAGGGATAAAGCCGACAGAGAAGAATGA
- a CDS encoding MFS transporter, with protein MPYRLSLDWVNFLLADLRGGLGPYVNVFLLTDAGWDQGTIGALLTASGLIGIAFHPPLGAFIDATRAKRALIVGGAWALALMGVAIATFPTLAVVFVADISMALLGGVFGPTVVAITLGIFGAREIAAQLGRNAAFDRFGNLFIAATAGIVGTYFGQRGVFYMLPLFAMLTTIAVLSIPSHGIDHALARGLDETDDGRARPYAWRHLFTERPFVLLALGTALFHFANAPMLALASQKLALEAKGFESAVTSAAIVVAQLTTIPMAYLVMRSNPVGRKVLLLLAFAAVPLRGILFAFVADPYWVIGFQILDGIGSGLFDVLLPLVLYGAVRGSGRYNMARGLIGTIQGIGGASSYALAGSIVVWAGYSVAFAVLSGIASAAFLLMLVAMPEIVPRAPVGERMTDP; from the coding sequence ATGCCCTATCGTCTGAGCCTGGACTGGGTAAACTTCTTACTGGCCGACCTGAGAGGAGGGCTCGGGCCGTATGTAAATGTCTTCCTGTTGACGGATGCTGGCTGGGACCAAGGGACGATCGGTGCTCTGCTGACGGCCAGCGGCCTGATTGGCATCGCATTTCATCCCCCCCTGGGTGCGTTCATTGACGCCACCCGAGCGAAACGAGCCCTGATCGTTGGGGGTGCGTGGGCGCTAGCGCTAATGGGAGTGGCGATCGCGACTTTCCCGACCCTGGCGGTGGTCTTCGTTGCCGATATCAGCATGGCTTTACTGGGCGGTGTGTTCGGACCGACGGTCGTAGCGATAACGCTCGGCATCTTCGGGGCACGGGAAATTGCTGCGCAGCTTGGGCGCAATGCTGCGTTCGACCGTTTCGGCAATCTTTTCATCGCGGCGACGGCCGGAATTGTAGGCACCTATTTCGGTCAGCGCGGCGTGTTCTATATGCTTCCGCTGTTCGCGATGCTGACAACGATCGCGGTCCTTTCGATACCCTCTCACGGCATCGATCATGCACTCGCTCGCGGCCTGGACGAAACCGACGACGGCCGAGCGCGACCCTATGCCTGGCGGCATTTGTTCACCGAACGGCCTTTTGTGCTGCTCGCGCTCGGCACGGCGCTCTTCCATTTCGCCAATGCGCCGATGTTGGCTCTGGCAAGCCAGAAGCTCGCACTGGAGGCCAAGGGTTTCGAGTCTGCAGTGACCTCAGCTGCGATCGTGGTGGCACAACTCACGACGATTCCGATGGCCTACCTTGTGATGCGGTCCAATCCGGTCGGCAGGAAGGTGCTCCTTCTTCTCGCGTTTGCCGCCGTACCGCTGCGCGGCATCTTGTTTGCTTTTGTCGCTGATCCCTACTGGGTGATCGGCTTCCAGATCCTCGACGGGATTGGATCGGGGCTATTCGACGTTTTGCTGCCGCTTGTTCTCTACGGTGCAGTCCGAGGCAGTGGTCGCTATAATATGGCGCGTGGACTTATCGGCACAATCCAAGGCATCGGCGGCGCGTCGAGTTATGCTTTAGCGGGATCTATCGTGGTTTGGGCCGGATACAGCGTCGCCTTTGCTGTTCTCTCTGGCATCGCGTCAGCCGCATTCCTCCTGATGTTGGTTGCCATGCCCGAAATAGTTCCGCGAGCACCTGTCGGAGAGCGCATGACCGACCCCTGA
- a CDS encoding glycosyltransferase family 4 protein: MRIAQVAPLAEAVPPKMYGGTERVASWLTEELVRLGHEVTLFASGDSKTSAELVACAPEGLRLAGIRDHTASHLAMLAKVRERAASFDIIHFHLDLLQHAVFTDLAQKCVTTLHGRLDLPDFLPVYHAFPQMPLISISDCQRCPMPATANWLATVQHGLGRGLCPFDPRGGDYLAFLGRITPEKRPDRAIEIAKQAGMPLKIAAKVDPVDEDYYRAEIKPLLDHPLIEFIGEIDEGQKAAFLAGARALLFPIDWPEPFGLVMIESMSAGTPVIAWRNGSVPEVIKDGVSGIIVDSIAEAVVAAERSVTMDRYEVRRYFESRFTAARMASDYLDAFNRLLGSSGGRQSAAQWTQSRDALRPVQPGLQRGGAFG; encoded by the coding sequence ATGCGGATTGCGCAAGTTGCACCGCTGGCCGAAGCGGTCCCTCCAAAGATGTACGGCGGAACGGAACGGGTGGCGTCCTGGTTGACCGAGGAACTCGTTCGGCTCGGACATGAAGTCACTCTTTTCGCGTCGGGCGATTCCAAAACTTCCGCTGAATTGGTGGCATGCGCGCCAGAAGGTCTGCGCCTCGCGGGCATCCGCGATCACACGGCCAGTCATCTCGCCATGCTCGCCAAAGTTCGCGAGCGAGCGGCCTCCTTCGATATTATCCATTTCCATCTCGACCTGCTGCAGCACGCCGTTTTCACGGATCTTGCCCAGAAATGCGTAACGACGCTGCATGGCCGGTTGGATCTGCCGGATTTCCTGCCCGTTTATCACGCCTTCCCGCAGATGCCGCTGATATCGATTTCCGACTGCCAGCGGTGCCCAATGCCTGCGACTGCGAACTGGCTGGCGACCGTTCAACACGGTCTGGGGCGGGGTCTGTGTCCATTCGATCCACGAGGAGGGGATTATCTCGCTTTTCTCGGGCGGATTACGCCCGAGAAGCGGCCCGATCGAGCGATTGAAATCGCAAAGCAGGCTGGCATGCCGCTCAAGATCGCGGCCAAGGTCGATCCCGTTGACGAAGACTATTATCGAGCAGAGATCAAGCCCTTGCTCGATCATCCCTTGATCGAGTTCATAGGCGAGATCGATGAAGGGCAGAAAGCGGCCTTTCTTGCAGGTGCGCGCGCGCTGCTCTTCCCGATCGATTGGCCCGAGCCCTTTGGGCTCGTGATGATCGAATCGATGTCAGCGGGAACGCCTGTCATTGCCTGGCGCAACGGCTCGGTGCCTGAGGTAATCAAAGACGGTGTGTCCGGCATCATCGTGGATTCCATCGCTGAGGCCGTCGTAGCCGCGGAGCGCAGCGTCACCATGGATCGCTATGAAGTGCGGCGGTATTTCGAAAGCCGTTTCACCGCGGCACGGATGGCGAGCGATTATCTCGACGCCTTCAATCGCTTGCTGGGTTCGTCTGGGGGACGCCAAAGCGCCGCACAATGGACGCAGAGCCGTGACGCACTACGGCCTGTCCAGCCCGGTCTTCAGCGAGGAGGAGCCTTTGGATGA